A part of Homoserinibacter sp. YIM 151385 genomic DNA contains:
- a CDS encoding Bax inhibitor-1/YccA family protein, with the protein MASSNPAFANPAFSQNGVPPVPRAADVSAEQLSAQYGRPSAQPDEMGRMTYEDTIVKTVLSFGVLLIGAVIGWMFPVLALPGAIIGFVLALVNIFKKQPSPALVLAYAGFEGLFVGGISGIFAKMWDGIVPMAVFGTLGVVGVTLALFASGKVRASKRATKIFLVAMVGYAAFSLVNMGLMLFGVTDSMFGLRDVTFLGIPLGVILGVVVVILAAYSLVLDFDSIQQGVRNGAPRVFAWRGAFGIMVTVVWLYLEILRLLTYFLPRN; encoded by the coding sequence ATGGCCAGCAGCAATCCCGCCTTCGCCAATCCCGCCTTCTCGCAGAACGGTGTGCCGCCGGTGCCGCGCGCGGCCGACGTCTCCGCCGAGCAGCTCTCCGCGCAGTACGGCCGCCCCTCCGCGCAGCCGGACGAGATGGGCCGCATGACCTACGAGGACACGATCGTCAAGACGGTCCTCAGCTTCGGCGTCCTGCTCATCGGCGCCGTGATCGGCTGGATGTTCCCGGTCCTCGCCCTCCCCGGCGCGATCATCGGCTTCGTCCTCGCGCTCGTCAACATCTTCAAGAAGCAGCCCTCGCCGGCGCTCGTGCTCGCCTACGCGGGATTCGAGGGCCTCTTCGTGGGCGGCATTTCCGGCATCTTCGCGAAGATGTGGGACGGCATCGTCCCGATGGCCGTCTTCGGCACCCTGGGCGTCGTGGGCGTGACCCTGGCGCTGTTCGCGAGCGGCAAGGTCCGCGCCTCGAAGCGGGCCACCAAGATCTTCCTGGTCGCGATGGTCGGCTACGCGGCCTTCTCGCTCGTCAACATGGGCCTCATGCTCTTCGGCGTGACGGACTCGATGTTCGGCCTGCGCGACGTGACCTTCCTCGGCATCCCGCTCGGCGTCATCCTGGGCGTCGTGGTCGTGATCCTCGCGGCGTACTCGCTCGTGCTCGACTTCGACTCGATCCAGCAGGGCGTCCGCAACGGCGCGCCCCGCGTCTTCGCCTGGCGCGGCGCCTTCGGCATCATGGTGACGGTCGTCTGGCTCTACCTCGAGATCCTGCGCCTGCTCACGTACTTCCTCCCGCGCAACTAG
- a CDS encoding glycerophosphodiester phosphodiesterase family protein: protein MTRAARPQIIGHRGASGWRPEHTREAYELAFALGADLVEPDLVATRDGVLVIRHENEISGTTDVASHPELAHLRTAKEIEGRRQEGWFTEDLSWAQLQTLRAVERLPRLRPASTAFDGRSPILRLEELLALVDEWSARQDRPIGVVAEIKHADYFDSIGLPLDELAAPILGAWAAADPARLIVESFEQTVLERLRERGLPGRRVYLVEDSGSPADLRARHGRAALPYAAHLTDAGLARLAATLDGVSVAKPLLVSEGPDGVRTGDLVDRIHRAGLEAYLWTLRPENRFLLPSFRRGRSPREHGDWMGEFQLVMRTGLDGVFLDHPDLGVAARAALAERAE from the coding sequence GTGACCCGAGCTGCGCGTCCACAGATCATCGGCCACCGGGGCGCGAGCGGCTGGCGGCCGGAGCACACCCGGGAGGCCTACGAGCTGGCCTTCGCGCTCGGGGCCGATCTCGTCGAGCCCGACCTCGTCGCGACGCGCGACGGGGTGCTCGTGATCCGCCACGAGAACGAGATCTCGGGCACGACGGACGTCGCCTCGCATCCCGAGCTCGCGCACCTCCGCACGGCGAAGGAGATCGAGGGCCGGCGGCAGGAGGGCTGGTTCACGGAGGACCTCAGCTGGGCTCAGCTGCAGACGCTGCGAGCGGTCGAGCGGCTGCCGAGGCTGCGCCCGGCATCCACCGCCTTCGACGGGCGCAGCCCGATCCTGCGGCTCGAGGAGCTGCTCGCGCTCGTCGACGAGTGGAGCGCGCGGCAGGATCGCCCGATCGGGGTCGTCGCCGAGATCAAGCACGCCGACTACTTCGACTCCATCGGCCTCCCGCTCGACGAGCTCGCCGCGCCGATCCTCGGCGCCTGGGCCGCCGCCGACCCCGCACGGCTCATCGTCGAGTCCTTCGAGCAGACGGTGCTCGAGCGGCTCCGCGAGCGCGGCCTCCCCGGGCGCCGCGTCTACCTCGTCGAGGACTCGGGCTCGCCCGCCGACCTCCGCGCCCGGCACGGGCGCGCGGCCCTCCCCTATGCGGCCCACCTCACGGATGCGGGTCTCGCGCGGCTCGCGGCGACGCTCGACGGCGTCTCGGTCGCGAAGCCGCTCCTCGTCTCCGAGGGCCCGGACGGCGTCCGCACCGGCGATCTCGTCGACCGCATCCACCGGGCCGGCCTCGAGGCGTACCTCTGGACGCTCCGCCCCGAGAACCGCTTCCTGCTGCCGTCCTTCCGCCGCGGGCGCTCGCCGCGCGAGCACGGCGACTGGATGGGCGAGTTCCAGCTCGTCATGCGCACGGGTCTCGACGGCGTCTTCCTCGACCACCCGGATCTCGGCGTCGCGGCGCGCGCCGCCCTCGCCGAGCGTGCGGAGTGA
- a CDS encoding DUF559 domain-containing protein, with protein sequence MLERLQPDRLHSAAELMRGGLTRRALESFVDGGRLIRVRRGVFAAPGLPPDLLASARVGGPATCATALRALGAWTWPDDRLHVALPRGAHRTGPASPSTRIHWRRRDADRMCLVVEPARAILDLIACHGPVAGAAAADSLLRSRPGFAIDLEELRLLAPASAKTVLARVDGVCESGIETVLWHRLTEMRLPVQRQVVIDGVGRVDFLVGDRLVIEVDGRSHHLGAEFESDRDRDAELGRRGRRVLRFSYLQIMTRLDQVEAAVRAAVRRRDHR encoded by the coding sequence ATGCTCGAGCGCCTTCAGCCGGATCGCCTCCACTCCGCCGCGGAGCTCATGCGCGGCGGGCTCACCAGAAGAGCGCTCGAATCCTTCGTCGACGGCGGCCGGCTGATCCGCGTCCGCCGCGGTGTCTTCGCCGCACCCGGACTCCCGCCGGATCTGCTCGCGAGCGCGCGCGTGGGAGGACCCGCGACCTGCGCGACCGCACTGCGGGCGCTCGGCGCATGGACCTGGCCAGATGACCGACTCCACGTCGCGCTGCCGCGGGGAGCTCACCGCACCGGCCCGGCGTCCCCCTCGACGCGGATCCACTGGCGGCGCCGCGACGCCGACCGCATGTGCCTGGTCGTCGAACCCGCACGCGCGATCCTCGACCTCATCGCGTGCCACGGGCCCGTCGCCGGAGCGGCAGCAGCGGACTCGCTGCTGCGCAGTCGGCCCGGCTTCGCGATCGATCTGGAAGAGCTCCGGCTCCTCGCGCCCGCATCGGCGAAGACGGTGCTCGCGCGCGTGGACGGCGTCTGCGAATCCGGCATCGAGACGGTCTTGTGGCATCGCCTGACCGAGATGCGTCTGCCGGTGCAACGCCAGGTCGTCATCGACGGCGTAGGGCGGGTCGACTTCCTCGTCGGCGACCGACTCGTCATCGAGGTCGACGGACGTTCGCACCACCTCGGTGCCGAATTCGAGTCCGATCGAGACCGCGACGCGGAGCTCGGCCGTCGCGGGCGCCGGGTGCTCCGATTCAGCTATCTGCAGATCATGACGCGCCTCGATCAGGTCGAGGCGGCGGTCCGGGCCGCGGTTCGTCGCCGCGATCACCGCTGA
- a CDS encoding ATP-dependent helicase, giving the protein MSMVLEGFDPDPEPGAGGASPGVDERLLEGLNPQQREAVVSRGKALLIVAGAGSGKTSVLTRRIAGLLDNREAWPSQILAITFTNKAAAEMRERVHQLVGQAAEGMWISTFHSACVRILRRQAEVFGMKSGFTIYDSADSRALIKRIVKELDADTLGFTVAGVAGRISKIKNELGDVEDFARNANYDDPKEAGFVEIFRRYTQGLRRANALDFDDLIGETVHLFRNFPEVAALYRRRFRHVLVDEYQDTNHAQYALVRELVQPVEPQHVPADTRTRREPDGSIAGASLTVVGDSDQSIYAFRGADIRNIVEFERDFPDTKVILLEQNYRSTQVILDAANAVISNNFDRKAKNLFTTSGRGEQITGYTGYSGHDEAQFVADEVEALRQKGEGYDDMAVFVRTNAQTRPLEEIFIRSAIPYRIPGGTKFYDRAEIKDAMAYLIQVANPDDDLALRRIMNTPRRGIGPATEAALQAHADRLGVPLREALREVGEVGLGPKVTGAIRELSTVLDEAAALAAGSNTASPAPPSEILELLLRRTAFIESLRASRDAQDEARAENLEELLAQTKEFRKQNPEGTLIDFLTNVALLAAADEIDDSDGSVSIMTLHTAKGLEYDTVFLTGVEEGLLPHQMSAGEPGGVQEERRLFYVGVTRARKRLFLSLAMTRAQFGETSVAMPSRYLQEIPMELVEWRQSPGMATSRGGTQPRALNARRGPGEGGAAGGRFSLRDSLPAAASRPPREKREWTSAVTNAVRDNGDLALEPGDRIRHADFGEGRVTDVTGVGPKRVAEVQFEQSGRKRLLIKIAPIEKL; this is encoded by the coding sequence ATGAGCATGGTCCTCGAGGGGTTCGACCCCGACCCAGAACCCGGCGCCGGCGGCGCGTCCCCCGGCGTCGACGAGCGCCTGCTCGAGGGGCTCAACCCCCAGCAGCGGGAGGCGGTGGTCTCGCGCGGCAAGGCCCTCCTCATCGTCGCGGGGGCCGGCTCCGGCAAGACGAGCGTCCTCACCCGCCGCATCGCGGGGCTGCTCGACAACCGCGAGGCGTGGCCGAGCCAGATCCTCGCGATCACCTTCACGAACAAGGCCGCCGCCGAGATGCGCGAGCGCGTGCATCAGCTCGTGGGGCAGGCCGCCGAGGGGATGTGGATCTCGACCTTCCACTCGGCGTGCGTCCGCATCCTGCGCCGTCAGGCCGAGGTGTTCGGCATGAAGTCGGGCTTCACGATCTACGACTCCGCCGACAGCCGCGCCCTCATCAAGCGGATCGTGAAGGAGCTGGATGCGGACACGCTCGGGTTCACGGTCGCGGGGGTCGCGGGCCGCATCTCGAAGATCAAGAACGAGCTGGGGGATGTCGAGGACTTCGCCCGGAACGCGAACTACGACGACCCCAAGGAGGCGGGCTTCGTCGAGATCTTCCGTCGCTACACGCAGGGGCTGCGCCGCGCGAACGCACTCGACTTCGACGATCTCATCGGCGAGACCGTGCACCTGTTCCGCAACTTCCCGGAGGTCGCGGCGCTGTACAGGCGGCGCTTCCGGCACGTGCTCGTCGACGAGTACCAGGACACGAACCACGCGCAGTACGCGCTCGTCCGCGAGCTCGTGCAGCCGGTCGAGCCGCAGCACGTCCCCGCCGACACCCGCACGCGCCGCGAGCCCGACGGCTCGATCGCGGGCGCGAGCCTCACGGTCGTCGGCGACTCGGATCAGTCGATCTACGCCTTCCGCGGCGCCGACATCCGCAACATCGTGGAGTTCGAGCGCGACTTCCCGGACACGAAGGTCATCCTCCTCGAGCAGAACTACCGCTCGACGCAGGTGATCCTCGATGCCGCGAACGCCGTCATCTCGAACAACTTCGACCGCAAGGCGAAGAACCTGTTCACGACGAGCGGCCGCGGCGAGCAGATCACCGGCTACACCGGCTACTCGGGCCACGACGAGGCGCAGTTCGTGGCGGACGAGGTCGAGGCGCTCCGCCAGAAGGGCGAGGGCTACGACGACATGGCGGTGTTCGTGCGCACGAACGCGCAGACCCGCCCGCTGGAGGAGATCTTCATCCGCTCGGCGATCCCGTACCGGATCCCCGGCGGCACGAAGTTCTACGACCGCGCCGAGATCAAGGACGCCATGGCGTACCTCATCCAGGTCGCGAACCCGGACGACGACCTGGCGCTCCGCCGCATCATGAACACCCCGCGCCGCGGCATCGGCCCGGCGACGGAGGCCGCGCTGCAGGCGCATGCCGATCGGCTCGGCGTGCCGCTCCGCGAGGCCCTCCGCGAGGTGGGGGAGGTCGGCCTCGGTCCCAAGGTCACGGGCGCGATCCGCGAGCTGTCGACCGTGCTCGACGAGGCGGCGGCGCTCGCGGCCGGCTCGAACACGGCATCCCCGGCGCCGCCGTCGGAGATCCTCGAGCTGCTGCTGCGCCGCACCGCCTTCATCGAGTCGCTCCGGGCCAGCCGGGACGCGCAGGACGAGGCGCGGGCGGAGAACCTCGAGGAGCTCCTCGCGCAGACGAAGGAGTTCCGCAAGCAGAACCCCGAGGGCACGCTCATCGACTTCCTCACGAACGTGGCGCTGCTCGCGGCGGCGGACGAGATCGACGACAGCGACGGCTCCGTCTCGATCATGACCCTCCACACGGCGAAGGGCCTCGAGTACGACACCGTCTTCCTGACGGGTGTCGAGGAGGGGCTCCTGCCCCACCAGATGTCGGCGGGCGAGCCCGGCGGCGTGCAGGAGGAGCGACGGCTGTTCTACGTGGGCGTGACGCGGGCCCGCAAGCGCCTCTTCCTCTCGCTCGCGATGACGCGCGCCCAGTTCGGCGAGACGAGCGTCGCGATGCCGAGCCGCTACCTGCAGGAGATCCCGATGGAGCTCGTGGAGTGGCGGCAGTCGCCCGGCATGGCGACCTCGCGCGGCGGGACCCAGCCGCGGGCGCTCAACGCGCGACGCGGGCCCGGCGAGGGCGGCGCGGCGGGCGGCCGCTTCAGCCTCCGCGACTCGCTCCCGGCCGCCGCATCCCGCCCGCCGCGGGAGAAGCGCGAGTGGACGAGCGCGGTCACGAACGCGGTGCGCGACAACGGCGACCTCGCCCTCGAGCCGGGCGACCGCATCCGGCACGCCGACTTCGGCGAGGGCCGGGTGACGGATGTCACGGGCGTCGGCCCGAAGCGGGTCGCGGAGGTGCAGTTCGAGCAGTCGGGGCGCAAGCGCCTGCTCATCAAGATCGCCCCGATCGAGAAGCTGTGA
- a CDS encoding oxygenase MpaB family protein has protein sequence MPGSPAFERYTRDGALVLGGPAAILLQVADPVVAAGVAAHSAFAREPMRRLRHTLGYVYAVALGGAELRALAASMVDRAHEGVPGGRDPGRQLWVAATLAQTGIEVHELLHGRMEPALRAEILERAAAIGTLLQVPPGEWPDGPEAFDAYWADARSRLAVGEDAQRIADDILHPIAVPWWGRLAMPWVRVLTTGLLPPSLRSAYGLRYDAARFSRVVRIVRALHRLAPRALRELPSRQALARLSEASRSSS, from the coding sequence ATGCCCGGCTCTCCCGCCTTCGAGCGCTACACCCGTGACGGGGCGCTCGTGCTCGGCGGTCCCGCGGCGATCCTGCTGCAGGTCGCCGACCCCGTGGTCGCGGCCGGCGTCGCCGCGCACAGCGCTTTCGCGCGCGAGCCGATGCGCCGCCTCCGACACACGCTCGGCTACGTCTACGCCGTCGCGCTCGGCGGCGCCGAGCTGCGCGCGCTCGCGGCGTCAATGGTCGACCGCGCGCACGAAGGCGTGCCAGGCGGCAGGGACCCCGGGCGCCAGCTCTGGGTTGCCGCGACGCTCGCGCAGACCGGGATCGAGGTGCACGAGCTGCTGCACGGCCGGATGGAGCCGGCGCTTCGGGCTGAGATCCTCGAGCGGGCCGCCGCAATCGGGACCCTGCTCCAGGTGCCCCCGGGCGAGTGGCCGGACGGACCCGAGGCCTTCGACGCCTACTGGGCCGACGCGCGCTCGCGGCTGGCGGTCGGCGAGGACGCGCAGCGCATCGCGGACGACATCCTGCATCCCATCGCGGTGCCCTGGTGGGGGCGCCTCGCCATGCCCTGGGTACGCGTGCTCACGACGGGGCTGCTGCCGCCCTCGCTGCGCTCGGCCTACGGGCTGCGGTACGACGCGGCGCGCTTCTCGCGCGTCGTGCGGATCGTGCGCGCACTGCACCGGCTGGCGCCTCGCGCCCTCCGCGAGCTGCCCTCGCGCCAGGCGCTCGCGCGGCTCAGCGAAGCGAGTAGGTCGTCGTCGTGA